In Flavobacterium hankyongi, the genomic window AATCGTAAACTAGTTCGCTACCTGTTAATCCTGCAAATTCTCGTGTTATTGAATATAATTCGTAGGCTTGTTCTGAGTTTGTTTGGTAAAACGATTTAGCATTGATGCTAAAATTCAAACCTTCCATTTCTTCAAGAATATAATCTCTTCCTTTGAAAAGAATAATATCCTGATCGTATAAGGTATCGTTTGCTTTTTGGTTAATTACATATTGTAATGAAGTGATTTCTGGGAAACGTTCCGATAGAAAATTCATTACTTGTTCAATCTCTTTTTTGTTGTTATCGTAAAACTGAATCAATACCATTAATTCGCCAGTAGAAGCTGTACGGATCATTAAAGTTCTTAATAACCCTTCATGATTTCTAGGGTTAAAAAATGATAAACCATTTTCATTGGCAAAACTTCTAATTTCATTACGGATATCGTTTGAAGGATCACCTTGTAAGTGACATTTTTGAATATCAAGGATTTTATCCCACATTTTAGGAATGTGGAAACCTACTGCGTTTTTATTATCTAGTTCGGCACCACTTTCAACTTCTTCCTGAGTCATCCATCGAGATGATGAAAAACCGAATTCCATTTTATTGCGGTAGAAAAACTGCTTTTCAGAACCTAATATGGGTTCAAATTCGGGTAATTCTACTTTACCAATGCGTTTTAAATTATTGAATACTTCCTGATGCTTGTAATGTAACTGCTGGCTGTATTGCATGTTTTGCCATTTACATCCGCCACAAACCCCGAAGTGTTCACAAACTGGATCAACGCGGTGTTCTGAAAAACTATGGAATTTAATAGCTTTTCCTTCAAAATAAGATTTACGTTTTTTAAAGGTTTGTACATCTACAACATCACCTGGTACTACATTAGAGATAAAAATTACCTGACCTTCTGGGGCTTTTGCCACCGATACGCCTTTTGCACCTGCATCAAGGACTTTTACGTTTTCGAATACGACTTTTTTTGTTTGTTTTCTTCCCATGGCGCAAAGATAATGAAAAGAGAACTCTTTTTTAAAGTTATTAAGCTTCGTTAATAAAAACTCAATTAACAGAAAATTAGTAATAAAAAACGGCTTTAAAATTAACTTAGCTTTAAACAAACGAAAGCGGTGAACAAACTTTATTTTATATATCTAATTGGCTGTTTTTTTAGCCTTGTAAATGCACAATCAAAATTCTCAGGTAAAGTAATAAGTGGAAGTATGCCTTTGTCTAATGTTGAAATAATTAATTCTTCAAATAAAATTTTTGTAAAAAGTGATGAAAATGGTCTATTTCAAATTGAAGCAAATGTGAATGACAAAGTGATGTTTTATCTAAAAGATTATATTCAAAAAACTATTGAAATTACAAAAGATAATCTAAGCAAAAATATTGAAGTTTTTTTAAACAAAAAAGCAATAGAATTGACAGAAGTTGAAGTAATTAGAGGACCATCTATGAAAATCGATGTAAGTTATAATGCCTTAAAAATGGAAAAAATTGCCAAAGAGCAATTATCTCCAAAAGTTACAGGAGTTTATACTGGTGAAATTCAAAATGGAGCAGATTTTATAGCATTAGGTAAAGGAGCTT contains:
- the rlmD gene encoding 23S rRNA (uracil(1939)-C(5))-methyltransferase RlmD codes for the protein MGRKQTKKVVFENVKVLDAGAKGVSVAKAPEGQVIFISNVVPGDVVDVQTFKKRKSYFEGKAIKFHSFSEHRVDPVCEHFGVCGGCKWQNMQYSQQLHYKHQEVFNNLKRIGKVELPEFEPILGSEKQFFYRNKMEFGFSSSRWMTQEEVESGAELDNKNAVGFHIPKMWDKILDIQKCHLQGDPSNDIRNEIRSFANENGLSFFNPRNHEGLLRTLMIRTASTGELMVLIQFYDNNKKEIEQVMNFLSERFPEITSLQYVINQKANDTLYDQDIILFKGRDYILEEMEGLNFSINAKSFYQTNSEQAYELYSITREFAGLTGSELVYDLYTGTGTIAQFVSKKAKKVIGVEAVPEAIADAKENAKCNNITNCEFFVGDMKNVFNDEFIATHGHPDVIITDPPRDGMHADVVKQILSIAPEKVVYVSCNSATQARDLALMDEMYKVTRVRPVDMFPQTHHVENVVLLEKR